The following is a genomic window from Streptomyces lincolnensis.
AGGGCGTCCTCGTCGATGCCGCGCACGGCGGCCATGGCACGCACCGTGACCGGAACGAGATAGGGGGCGTTGGGCCGTCCGCGGTACGGCACGGGCGTCAGGAACGGCGCGTCGGTCTCCACCAGCACCAGTTCCAGGGGGGCCACGGCGAGGGCGTCGCGCAGGTGCTGGGCGTTCTTGAAGGTGACGTTGCCGGCGAAGGACATGAAGTAGCCCGCGCTCGCGCAGATCTCCGCCATCTCGGCGTCGCCGGAGTAGCAGTGGAAGACGGTGCGCTCGGGGGCGCCCTCCTCCTTCAGCACGCGCAGGACGTCGGCGTGGGCGTCGCGGTCGTGGATGACCAGGGCCTTGCCGTGCCGCTTGGCGATCTCGATGTGGGCGCGGAAGGACCGCTCCTGCGCCTCCTTGCCCTCGGGCCCGGTGCGGAAGTAGTCGAGGCCCGTCTCGCCGACGCCCTTGACCTGGGGGAGCGCGGCCAGGCGGTCGATCTCGGCGAGCGCCTCGTCGAGCGCCGCCGCGCCCCCCGGCTGCCGTGCGCCCTGCCGGGACCAGCCGTCGGGGTCCCCGTGGACGATGCGGGGGGCTTCGTTCGGATGCAGGGCCACGGTCGCGTGGACGGCGTCGTACCGGGCGGCCGTCTCGGCGGCCCAGCGCGAGCCCTTGAGGTCGCAGCCGACCTGCACGACCGTGGTCACGCCCACCGAGGCGGCCTTCGCGAGTCCCTCCGCCACCGTGCCGGACTGCATGTCGAGGTGGGTGTGGGAGTCGGCGACCGGCACCCGGAGGGGTTCCGGGAGCGGCGGCGCCGCGTGCTTCTCGCTCGGGCTGTTCGAAGGCATGCCCCGATCCTACGAAAGGGGCATGCCCACGATGACCGGAGCCGTCAGCTCGCCCTGCGCTGGAACGGGTGCAGCAGGTCGGAGAGGTGCCAGTGGTGGTGTTCCCCGGCTTCCCCGGCCTCGCCCGCCCGCGCCGGCCCGGCGGACGGTGTGCGGTGGTGCTGCGCGGCCTCCCGGGCGGACGCGACCCGGCCCGGCCGCATGATCCGCACCAGGTGGTTGTCGCAGTTGGCGCAGGTGGGCCTGGAGAGCGGGGAGGGCACGACCCGGCCGTTCACGACGTACTGCACGAACTCGTGGCCCTGCGCGTCCACATGGTGCTCTATCTCGTACGACTGCTCCCACCCGTGCCCGCAGCGCATGCAGGCGAAGGAATACGACTCGTGGACGACGGCGGTCTCACTCATGCCAGCTCCTCCAGTCCGCTGGATCGGGGGACGAGTACGTCCCCTGCTCCAGTGGACTGCTCCGCCGGGGCGAGCGCAGCAGCCCTGTCGAGTGTTGGAGTCGTTTTGGGTGTTCCTTGCCCTACCGACCCGTTGACGGCCCGTGGGCTTTGCTTTCCAAGCCTGCTCTTTGCGCTGCCATGGGGCGCACGCTCAAAGGAGATACGCCCTGCTCAGAGCCCTGTGCGCCCCTTTGTGCGCGGTGTCACACCGTCCCGGCGTCCGCGGGGTCACATCGTCCCGGCGTTCTTCGCCGCCACCACCGCGTCGAACACCTCCCGCTTGGGCAGCCCCGCCTCGGCGGCCACCGCGACGATCGCCTCCTTGCGGCGCTCGCCCGCCTCCTCGCGCACCCGCACCCGCCGTACGAGTTCCGCCGCGTCGAGTTCCTCGGGCCCCTTCTCCGGCGCCCCCTCGACGACGACGGTGATCTCCCCGCGGACGCCCTCGGCGGCCCAGGCGGCCAGCTCGGCCAGCGGGCCCCGCTTGACCTCCTCGTACGTCTTGGTCAGCTCCCGGCAGACGGCGGCCCGCCGGTCGGTGCCGAAGACCTCGGCCATCGCGGCGAGGGTGTCGTCGAGCCGGTGCGGGGCCTCGAAGTAGACGAGGGTGCGGCGCTCGGCGGCGACCTCCCGCAGCCGGGACAGCCGCTCGCCCGCCTTGCGGGGCAGGAACCCCTCGAAGCAGAACCGGTCGACGGGCAGCCCGGACAGCGCGAGCGCGGTGAGCACCGCGGACGGCCCCGGGACGGCGGTGACCCGGATGTCCTTCTCCACGGCGGCGGCGACGAGCCGGTAGCCGGGGTCGGAGACGGACGGCATCCCCGCGTCGGTGACGAGCAGCACCCGGGCGCCGCCGGCCAGCTCCTCGACCAGCTCGGGCGTCCGCGCGGCCTCGTTGCCCTCGAAGTAGGAGACGACCCTCCCCTTCGGCGTCACCCCGAGCGCCTGCGTCAGCCGGCGCAGCCGACGCGTGTCCTCGGCGGCGACGACATCGGCCCCGGCCAGCTCCTCGGCGAGCCGGGGCGGGGCGTCGGAGATGTCACCGATGGGAGTACCGGCAAGGACCAGGGTTCCGGGTGCGACTGTCACGTGTCCCATCCTCCCAGGGGCCGTGGGATCCGGACGCATACCCGCCTCTCCCTCGCAAGCACGGGACTCACACAGCACCGTTCCCTACGATGGCGCGGTGACCAGTACCGCGTCCTCCACGGACACCCGGCAGCACCAGGCCCTCCCGGACCAGCGGCCGTCGTGGCACCTGCGGCTGCGCCGTTTCGGATACACGGCGCAGCCCAGAAGCGACGTGCGCGACCGCCTGGTGCCGCCGTACGTGACGCCCAGCCCCCGGCTGTGGGCGGTGTTCGGGGTGTCCGGACGGCTCGCCGAGCGGTGGGGCCGCTGGTCCGGGTGGGGCGGCCCGCTGCTGGTGACACTGTTCGCGGGCATCCTGCGCTTCTACCACCTGGGCAGTCCCAAGGCGGTGATATTCGACGAGACGTACTACGCCAAGGACGCGTGGGGGCTCGTCCACCGCGGGTTCGAGGTCAACTGGGACAAGAACGTCAACGACCTGATCCTCCAGAACAACGGCAACGTCCCGATCCCGACCGAGGCGTCCTACGTCGTCCATCCACCGGTCGGCAAGTACGTCATCGGGATCGGCGAACTGATCTTCGGGTTCAACCCGTTCGGCTGGCGGTTCATGACCGCCCTGCTCGGCACGCTGTCGATCCTGATGCTGTGCCGGATCGGCCGCCGTATCTTCCGCTCCACGTTCCTCGGCTGCCTGGCCGGTGCGCTGATGGCGGTGGACGGGCTGGCGTTCGTGATGGCGCGCACCTCGCTGCTCGACGGTGTGCTGATGTTCTTCGTGCTGGGCGCGTTCGGTTGTCTGGTGATCGACCGGGACCGGGTGCGCGAGAAACTGGCCGCCGCGCTCCCCGTGGACGCGGACGGCCGGGTGCGACCGGACGCCCAGGTCGCCGAGACCCTGCGCTTCGGGTGGCGCCCCTGGCGCTGGGGGGCCGGCCTGATGCTGGGCCTGGCCGCCGGCACCAAGTGGAACGGCCTGTACGTCCTGGTCTTCTTCTGCGTCCTGACGGTGCTGTGGGACGTCGGCACCCGCCGGGTCGCGGGCGCGCACCGCCCGTACGCGGCCGTGCTCCGGCGGGACCTGGGGCTGGCCTTCGTGGCGACCGTGCCGGTGGCGGTCGTCACCTACCTGCTGTCCTGGCTGGGCTGGATCCTCTCGCCCTCCGACGGCACCGGCGGCTACTACCGCAACTGGGCGGCCGTCAACGACCAGGGCAACAGCTGGTCGTGGCTGTTCCCGGACTGGCTGCGCAGCCTGTGGCACTACGAGCAGCAGGTCTACGAGTTCAACATCAACCTGCACTCGAAGCACACCTACCAGTCCAACCCCTGGAGCTGGATCGTCGACGGCCGCCCGGTGTCGTACTTCTACGAGACCGTCGCGCCCGGCACCCAGGGCTGTCCGGCCGACGCGGTGGAGAAGTGCCCGCGCGAGGTCCTGGCCATCGGGACGCCGATGCTGTGGTGGACCGCCTGCTTCGCGCTCCTGTACGTGTTGTGGCGCTGGTTCTTCCGCCGCGACTGGCGGGCGGGCGCGATCGCCTGCGGTGTCGCGGCCGGGTATCTGCCGTGGTTCCTCTACCAGGACCGGACGATCTTCTTCTTCTACACGATCGTCTTCGTCCCGTTCCTCTGCCTGGCCGTCGCCATGCTGGTCGGCGCGCTCGTCGGCCCACCGGGCTCCACCGACACCCGCCGCGTCGCCGGCGCGACCGGCGCGGGTGTCCTGGTCCTGCTGATCGCCTGGAACTTCATCTACTTCTGGCCCATCCACACCGGCACGGCCATCCCGATGGACAGCTGGCGGGCACGGATGTGGCTGGACAGCTGGGTCTAGCCGGTGGTCACTCGGCGGGCGCCTTGATGATCTTGCCGTTCTCGTCGACCGTGTGGGTCCGCCAGTAGACGTCCCACTTGTCGTCGACGTGCTCCGGCTCCTTGCCCTCCGGGTAGCGGGTGTAGCCCTTCGGCGGCTTCTCGTCGTCGGAGACGCAGGCGCTGCCGGTGCCGCCCACGGTGAGGACGGGGTATTCGCCGTCGCTACAGCTGGCTTCCTGTATCGAGCAGGCGGTGAGCGTCAGGGCGGCGGTGACAGAGGCCACTGCGAGGCCCAGCATCGTCTTGCGCATGGTCGGCTTCCCCCTTGTTCGGCCTTGTTCGGCTGATGGGACCAGCGTGGACGAGGGGGGCGGGGCGGACCTGAGTACGCGTACTCAGGTGCCGCACGCACACATACTCGAACATGGATTCGCACAGCTTCACCCAACAAAAGCGAAACTTCCGTCACACCGGTCCCGGCTTCCGCATAGAGTGCCTCGCACGGCAGTTTTTCTGAACACGTTCAGAAAGTGGAGCAGGGGCTCGACGGGGAGGGGACGTCAGATGGCCAGGGGGGTCAAGGTCGCCGTCATCGGCGGCGTGTTCGCGGCGATGGTCGGCGGGGCCGGGTACGGCGCCTACAACATCGTGTCCGCGCTGAACGGCGACGGGGGCACCGGTGCGGCCGGTCCCGCGCCGGTGAAGAGCGGGCCGCCGAGCGCCGACGAGGTCGAGGAGACGACGGCCAAGTTCTTCGCGGCGTGGGAGAAGGGGCAGGCGGCGAGCGCCGCGGCCCTCACGAACAACGACACGGCGGCCGAGCCGCTGCTGACGGCGTACGGCACGACCGCGCACATCACCGACGTGACGATCACGCCCGGTACGGCCTCCGGCGCCACCGTGCCGTACACGGTGAAGGCGAAGGTGGTCCACGACGGGACGTCGAAGCCGCTGACGTACAGGAGCGAGCTGACCGTGGTGCGCGGGGTCACCACCGGACGGGCGCTGGTCGACTGGCAGCCCTCCGTGATCCACCCGGAGCTGCGGCGCGACGACACCCTGGTCACCGAGGAGTCGGCGAACCCGCCGATCGAGGCGGTGGACCGGAACGGCACCGTGCTGACGAAGGAGAAGTACCCCTCCCTCGGCCCGGTCCTGGACGCCCTGCGCGACCGCTACGGCGACAAGGCCGGCGGCACCCCCGGCGTCGAACTGGTGGTCAGACACGCCGACCGGGCCGTCGCCGACACCCCGCTGCTGACCCTCGCCAAGGGCAAGCCGGGCAAGCTGAACACCACGATCAGCGCGAGCGCGCAGGCGGCGGCCGAGACGGCGGTGAAGAAGTACTCGCAGTCCTCCGTCGTCGCGGTCAAGCCCAGCACCGGCGAGGTCCTCGCGGTGGCCAACCACCGCACCGACGCCTTCAACGCGGCCTTCGAGGGCACGGCGGCTCCCGGCTCCACGATGAAGATCATCACCGCGGCCATGCTGATAGACAACGGTGTGACCTCGATGAACGGCCCCGCCCCGTGTCCGGACGACGCGGTGTGGCAGGGGCAGACCTTCAAGAACCTGACGAACATGGAGCCCAACCCGAGCGCGACCCTCGCCAACAGCTTCCTGCGGTCCTGCAACACGGCCTTCATCAAGCTGATCGACGAGGAGCCGCTCACCGACGAGTCGCTGACCACGGAGGCCGAGACCCGGTTCGGGATCGGCAAGGACTGGAAGACCGGCATCGTCTCCGTCGACGGCAAGGTCCCCGCGGTCAGCGGCCCCGACCGCGCGGCGGGCGCCATCGGCCAGGGCCAGGTCCAGATGAACCCGCTGAACATGGCCTCGGTGACGGCCACCGCGATCACCGGCAGCTTCCGCCAGCCCTATCTGGTCTCCCCCGAACTCGACGACCGGCAGCTGGCGACCGCCAAGGGGCTGCCGGATAGCACCGCCGCCCAGCTCAAGCAGATGATGCGGCTGACCGCGACCCAGGGCACCGCCGCCACGGCGATGCGGGGACTCGGCGACGACATCGGCGCCAAGACCGGTTCCGCCGAGGTGGACGGCCAGGCCGAGTCGAACAGCTGGTTCACCGGATTCCGCAACGACGTCGCCGCGGCGGCCATGACCGAGGAGGGCGGCCACGGCGGCGACGCGGCCGGCCCGATTGTCGCAGCTGTGCTACGAACGGCAGGCTGAACTCACCCCCGCGGGACGGGACTCTAGGGTGGTTGTCGTCGTTGGGACTGAAGAGGGCAACGGGGACCCTGGGATCGCGGAGGAACGAAAGCTGTGGGCAACAGAAGGCGCGTCGCCGCCGAGCGACGGAAGACGAAGCCGGCCGTGATCGGCGGCGCCATCGCGGTGGTCGTCGCCGGCGCCGGTTTCGGCGCCTACGCGCTGTACGGCGGCAAGGGGGCCGAGGACCGGACGCAGTCGACGTCCGCGAGCGCCGACCAGAAGGCGAAGGCCGTCAAGACCGGCCCGCTCTCGGCGACCGAGGTCACCACCACCGCGCGGACCTTCCTGACGTCCTGGCAGCAGGGCCGGGTCCCCGCGGCGGCGGCCGCGACGAGCGACGCCGAGGCGGCCACCGCCCTGCTGACGAGCTACACCAAGGACGCCCACATCAAGGACGTCACGCTCACCGCGGGCACTCCCACCGGCGGCAAGGTCCCCTTCACCGTGAAGGGCACGGTGACGTACAAGGACACCAGCAAGCCGCTGACGTACGCCGGCGCGCTCACCGTGGTCCGTGACACCGCCACCGGCAAGCCGCGCGTCGACTGGCACTCCTCGGTCGTGCACCCCGACCTGAAGGACGGCGACACCCTGGTCACCGGTGAGTCCGGGACCCCGCCGATCAAGGCGGTCGACCGGGACGGCGGCGCGGTCACCGAGGCCAAGTACCCGTCGCTGGGCACGGCCCTGGACAGTCTGCGCGAGAAGTACGGCAAGACGGCCGGCGGCAAGGCGGGCATCGAGCTCCGGGTGATCCGCGGCAAGGCGGCCGAGGCGGACGAGCTGTCCGACAAGACGCTGCTGACGCTCAGCAAGGGCACGCCGGGCACCGTGAAGACGACCCTGAACCCGACGCTCCAGGCGGCCGCGGAGGCCCAGGTCGCCAAGAAGGCCAAGTCGTCGGTGGTCGTCCTGCGCCCGTCGACCGGGGAGATCCTGGCCTTCGCCAACGCCTCCCACGGATTCAACGTCGCCCTCCAGGGCTCCCTCGCCCCCGGCTCCACGATGAAGGTCATCACCTCCACGCTGCTGATCGACAAGGGCCTGGCGTCGGCGGACAAGACGCATCCCTGCCCGAAGTACTTCACCTACGGCGGCTGGAAGTTCCAGAACGACGACAAGTTCGAGATCAAGAACGGCACCTTCAAGGCGAGCTTCGCCCGCTCCTGCAACACCGCCTTCATCAGCCAGGCGCCCAAGCTGGACAACGACAGCCTGACCAAGCAGGCCCAGCAGGTCTTCGGCTTGTCCATGAACAACTGGTCCGTCGGCGTCTCGACCTTCGACGGCTCGGTGCCGGTGCAGTCGCAGGCGCAGATGGCGGCCTCGCTGATCGGCCAGGGCGGGGTCCGGATGAACCCGCTGAACATGGCCTCGGTCTCCGCGACCATCGAGTCGGGCACCTTCAAGCAGCCCTATCTGGTCTCCCCCTCGGTCGACGACCGCAAGCTCGCCACGGCCTCCCGCACGCTGTCCGCGGGCACGCTCGGGCAGCTGCGGGAGCTGATGTCGTACACCGCGGGCTACGGCACCGCGGCCGAGGCGATGTCCGGGGTCAGCGGCAACGTCGGCGCGAAGACGGGCTCGGCGGAGGTCGACGGCCAGAAGAAGCCGAACGGCTGGTTCACCGCCTACCGCGGTGACCTCGCGGCCGCGGGTGTCGTCCAGGCGGGCGGCCACGGCGGCGACACGGCGGGACCGATCGTGGCGTCACTGCTGAAGCTGGGCGGCTGATCCGCCGCGTCCCACCGGGGTCGCCGTATAGGTCCGGCGCAGAAACCTGAGCAGGGCCTTCGTCTCGAACTGGACGACGGAGACGCCCTGCGCGGAGTGGAACTCGACCACGGCCTGCACCCGCCCGCACGGCCAGACGCGGACCTCTCCGCTGCCGGCCGGGGCCCGCAGGCCCTGTTCGAGCAGGGCGCGGGAGAAGGTCCACTCGTCGGTGCCGGGAAGGCCGACCCGTACCGAGCGGGGGTCGGTCTCGGGGTCGTAGCGCAGCATCACCGGCACCGCCTCGTCGTCCGCGATGTCCGCGTCCGAAACGATGTGGGCTCGCGCGTACTGTTCGACTACAGACATCGTGACGGGCCTCTCACCCTGCGTAACCTGTGTGGAAGCTATGCATCCACTCGCTTTCCAGCCTCGCACATTTCCTGGATCGCGCCCCTGGGGGCGGACATGCTGTTCCTCACGCTCCTTTTACGTTTGTCGGGGATCGTTCGCTGTTCGTTGCAAGAGGCTCTTGCAAGGAGTTCGCAACAAGCCACATCATCGAGACGTGCATGTGCCTGACGGATTCATCAACGCCCCCGTATCCGCCGCGACCGGAGTCGTCGCCGCGGCCGCCGTCGCCGTGAGCCTGCGCGGCGCCCGCCGTGAGCTGGACGAGCGCACCGCGCCGCTGGCCGGACTGGTGGCGGCGTTCATCTTCGCCGTGCAGATGCTGAACTTCCCCGTGGCGGCCGGGACCAGCGGCCATCTGTTGGGCGGAGCGCTCGCGGCGATCCTCGTCGGCCCCTACACGGGCGTCCTGTGCATCGCGGTGGTCCTGCTCATGCAGGGCATCCTCTTCGCGGACGGCGGTCTGACCGCGCTCGGCGTGAACATCACGGTGATGGGTGTCGTCACGGCGGTCGTCGCCTACGCGCTCTTCCGCGCGCTGGTGAAGATCCTGCCCCGGGGCAGGCGCGCGATCACCGTCGCCTCCTTCGTCGCCGCGCTGCTGTCCGTGCCGGCCGCCGCCCTCGCCTTCACGTTCCTGTACTGGATCGGCGGCACCACCGACGTCTCCATCGGCAAGGTCGCCACCGCCATGGTCGGTGTGCACATCCTGATCGGCATCGGCGAGGCGGTGATCACCGCGCTGACCGTCGGCGCCGTCGTCGCCGTACGCCCCGACCTCGTCCACGGCGCCCGTGACCTGCGGCAGAAGCTGAAGCTGCGGGTCAACGGCGAGCTGGTGGACGTACCGGACGCGGAGCCGGTGCCGGTGGCCGCGCGCTCCCACCGCAAGCTGTGGATCACGGGTCTGGTCTCCTCCCTCGTGCTGGCCGGTTTCGTCAGCTTCTACGCCTCCGCCAACCCCGACGGCCTGGAGAAGGTCGCCGCCGACAAGGGCATCGACGCCAAGGCCGAGGAGCACGCGAGCGCCGACTCCCCCCTCGCCGACTACGGCATCGAGGGACTTGGGAACACCCGGCTGTCCGGCGGTCTCGCGGGTGTGATCGGCGTGGGCGCCACGGTCGTCGCGGGCAGCGCGGTGTTCTGGTCGGTGCGCCGGCGCCGTGGCGAAGAGGACGAGAAGAGTGTCTCGCCGGTGAGCACGAGCGGCGTCTGACATGGGGGCGGGACACGCGCACAGGCTCTACCGGCACGGGCACTCGCCCGTGCACGCGCTGCCTCCGCACACCAAGCTCGCGGCGGTCTTCGCCTTCGTGGTGGTCGTGGTGTCGACCCCGCGGGAGGCGATGTGGGCGTTCGGCCTGTACGCCGTGCTGCTGGCCGGTGTCGCGTACGCCGCCCGCGTGCCCGTGGGCTTTCTGCTCCGGCGGCTGCTGATCGAGGTGCCGTTCGTCGCGTTCGCCGTGCTGATGCCGTTCGTGGCGGAGGGCGAGCGGGTCGAGGTGCTCGGGATGTCCCTGAGCGTGAACGGCCTGTGGGGCGCCTGGAACGTGCTCGCCAAGGGCACCCTGGGCGTCGCCGCCTCCGTCCTGCTGGCCTCCACCACCGAACTGCGGGAACTGCTCCTCGGCCTGCAACGGCTCAAGCTCCCGCCGCTGCTCGTCCAGATCGCGTCCTTCATGATCCGTTACGGCG
Proteins encoded in this region:
- a CDS encoding TatD family hydrolase — protein: MPSNSPSEKHAAPPLPEPLRVPVADSHTHLDMQSGTVAEGLAKAASVGVTTVVQVGCDLKGSRWAAETAARYDAVHATVALHPNEAPRIVHGDPDGWSRQGARQPGGAAALDEALAEIDRLAALPQVKGVGETGLDYFRTGPEGKEAQERSFRAHIEIAKRHGKALVIHDRDAHADVLRVLKEEGAPERTVFHCYSGDAEMAEICASAGYFMSFAGNVTFKNAQHLRDALAVAPLELVLVETDAPFLTPVPYRGRPNAPYLVPVTVRAMAAVRGIDEDALASALAENTARAFGY
- the rsmI gene encoding 16S rRNA (cytidine(1402)-2'-O)-methyltransferase, coding for MGHVTVAPGTLVLAGTPIGDISDAPPRLAEELAGADVVAAEDTRRLRRLTQALGVTPKGRVVSYFEGNEAARTPELVEELAGGARVLLVTDAGMPSVSDPGYRLVAAAVEKDIRVTAVPGPSAVLTALALSGLPVDRFCFEGFLPRKAGERLSRLREVAAERRTLVYFEAPHRLDDTLAAMAEVFGTDRRAAVCRELTKTYEEVKRGPLAELAAWAAEGVRGEITVVVEGAPEKGPEELDAAELVRRVRVREEAGERRKEAIVAVAAEAGLPKREVFDAVVAAKNAGTM
- a CDS encoding dolichyl-phosphate-mannose--protein mannosyltransferase, with product MTSTASSTDTRQHQALPDQRPSWHLRLRRFGYTAQPRSDVRDRLVPPYVTPSPRLWAVFGVSGRLAERWGRWSGWGGPLLVTLFAGILRFYHLGSPKAVIFDETYYAKDAWGLVHRGFEVNWDKNVNDLILQNNGNVPIPTEASYVVHPPVGKYVIGIGELIFGFNPFGWRFMTALLGTLSILMLCRIGRRIFRSTFLGCLAGALMAVDGLAFVMARTSLLDGVLMFFVLGAFGCLVIDRDRVREKLAAALPVDADGRVRPDAQVAETLRFGWRPWRWGAGLMLGLAAGTKWNGLYVLVFFCVLTVLWDVGTRRVAGAHRPYAAVLRRDLGLAFVATVPVAVVTYLLSWLGWILSPSDGTGGYYRNWAAVNDQGNSWSWLFPDWLRSLWHYEQQVYEFNINLHSKHTYQSNPWSWIVDGRPVSYFYETVAPGTQGCPADAVEKCPREVLAIGTPMLWWTACFALLYVLWRWFFRRDWRAGAIACGVAAGYLPWFLYQDRTIFFFYTIVFVPFLCLAVAMLVGALVGPPGSTDTRRVAGATGAGVLVLLIAWNFIYFWPIHTGTAIPMDSWRARMWLDSWV
- a CDS encoding SCO0607 family lipoprotein, which translates into the protein MRKTMLGLAVASVTAALTLTACSIQEASCSDGEYPVLTVGGTGSACVSDDEKPPKGYTRYPEGKEPEHVDDKWDVYWRTHTVDENGKIIKAPAE
- a CDS encoding penicillin-binding transpeptidase domain-containing protein, which produces MARGVKVAVIGGVFAAMVGGAGYGAYNIVSALNGDGGTGAAGPAPVKSGPPSADEVEETTAKFFAAWEKGQAASAAALTNNDTAAEPLLTAYGTTAHITDVTITPGTASGATVPYTVKAKVVHDGTSKPLTYRSELTVVRGVTTGRALVDWQPSVIHPELRRDDTLVTEESANPPIEAVDRNGTVLTKEKYPSLGPVLDALRDRYGDKAGGTPGVELVVRHADRAVADTPLLTLAKGKPGKLNTTISASAQAAAETAVKKYSQSSVVAVKPSTGEVLAVANHRTDAFNAAFEGTAAPGSTMKIITAAMLIDNGVTSMNGPAPCPDDAVWQGQTFKNLTNMEPNPSATLANSFLRSCNTAFIKLIDEEPLTDESLTTEAETRFGIGKDWKTGIVSVDGKVPAVSGPDRAAGAIGQGQVQMNPLNMASVTATAITGSFRQPYLVSPELDDRQLATAKGLPDSTAAQLKQMMRLTATQGTAATAMRGLGDDIGAKTGSAEVDGQAESNSWFTGFRNDVAAAAMTEEGGHGGDAAGPIVAAVLRTAG
- a CDS encoding penicillin-binding transpeptidase domain-containing protein, coding for MGNRRRVAAERRKTKPAVIGGAIAVVVAGAGFGAYALYGGKGAEDRTQSTSASADQKAKAVKTGPLSATEVTTTARTFLTSWQQGRVPAAAAATSDAEAATALLTSYTKDAHIKDVTLTAGTPTGGKVPFTVKGTVTYKDTSKPLTYAGALTVVRDTATGKPRVDWHSSVVHPDLKDGDTLVTGESGTPPIKAVDRDGGAVTEAKYPSLGTALDSLREKYGKTAGGKAGIELRVIRGKAAEADELSDKTLLTLSKGTPGTVKTTLNPTLQAAAEAQVAKKAKSSVVVLRPSTGEILAFANASHGFNVALQGSLAPGSTMKVITSTLLIDKGLASADKTHPCPKYFTYGGWKFQNDDKFEIKNGTFKASFARSCNTAFISQAPKLDNDSLTKQAQQVFGLSMNNWSVGVSTFDGSVPVQSQAQMAASLIGQGGVRMNPLNMASVSATIESGTFKQPYLVSPSVDDRKLATASRTLSAGTLGQLRELMSYTAGYGTAAEAMSGVSGNVGAKTGSAEVDGQKKPNGWFTAYRGDLAAAGVVQAGGHGGDTAGPIVASLLKLGG
- a CDS encoding SsgA family sporulation/cell division regulator, yielding MSVVEQYARAHIVSDADIADDEAVPVMLRYDPETDPRSVRVGLPGTDEWTFSRALLEQGLRAPAGSGEVRVWPCGRVQAVVEFHSAQGVSVVQFETKALLRFLRRTYTATPVGRGGSAAQLQQ
- a CDS encoding energy-coupling factor ABC transporter permease; its protein translation is MHVPDGFINAPVSAATGVVAAAAVAVSLRGARRELDERTAPLAGLVAAFIFAVQMLNFPVAAGTSGHLLGGALAAILVGPYTGVLCIAVVLLMQGILFADGGLTALGVNITVMGVVTAVVAYALFRALVKILPRGRRAITVASFVAALLSVPAAALAFTFLYWIGGTTDVSIGKVATAMVGVHILIGIGEAVITALTVGAVVAVRPDLVHGARDLRQKLKLRVNGELVDVPDAEPVPVAARSHRKLWITGLVSSLVLAGFVSFYASANPDGLEKVAADKGIDAKAEEHASADSPLADYGIEGLGNTRLSGGLAGVIGVGATVVAGSAVFWSVRRRRGEEDEKSVSPVSTSGV
- the cbiQ gene encoding cobalt ECF transporter T component CbiQ, producing MGAGHAHRLYRHGHSPVHALPPHTKLAAVFAFVVVVVSTPREAMWAFGLYAVLLAGVAYAARVPVGFLLRRLLIEVPFVAFAVLMPFVAEGERVEVLGMSLSVNGLWGAWNVLAKGTLGVAASVLLASTTELRELLLGLQRLKLPPLLVQIASFMIRYGDVIADEMRRMRIARESRGFEARGMKHWGVLAKSAGALFIRSYERGERVHLAMISRGYAGSMPVIDEVTASRAQWSYAFTLPFAALVVCVLGWAL